From a region of the Mycobacteroides saopaulense genome:
- a CDS encoding LLM class F420-dependent oxidoreductase — protein sequence MGESNLNRYGVWKGGPVTPEQAKAIEDLGYGSVWIGGVFTSDLAYVEPLLEATENLTVASGIVNIWTSPVDEIAAAFHRIEAAYPGRFLLGVGAGHPEASAEYRKPYDALVEYLDGLDAAGVPKERRALAALGPKVLKLSADRTAGAHPYLTTPEHTRQAREVIGPDALLVPEHKVVLSTDAPRAREVGRRTVDFYLRLSNYVNNWKRLGFSDEDVTSPGSDAFIDAVVAHGTATEIAARLNEHLDAGADQVLIQVLGDKGLVDTLTSLADTLR from the coding sequence ATGGGCGAATCGAATCTCAACCGGTATGGAGTGTGGAAGGGCGGCCCGGTCACCCCGGAGCAGGCCAAGGCGATCGAGGATCTCGGCTACGGCTCGGTGTGGATCGGGGGCGTGTTCACCTCGGACCTCGCGTACGTAGAGCCGTTGCTCGAAGCGACCGAGAATCTCACGGTCGCCAGCGGCATCGTGAACATCTGGACCTCCCCGGTCGACGAGATAGCTGCCGCGTTCCACCGCATCGAGGCGGCCTACCCCGGCCGGTTCCTCCTCGGGGTGGGCGCCGGGCATCCCGAGGCCTCGGCCGAATACCGCAAGCCCTACGACGCCCTCGTCGAATACCTGGATGGACTGGACGCCGCGGGAGTTCCCAAGGAACGCCGCGCGCTGGCCGCCCTGGGTCCCAAGGTGCTGAAACTGTCCGCGGATCGCACCGCAGGCGCACACCCGTATCTGACGACTCCCGAACACACCCGACAGGCGCGGGAAGTCATCGGTCCCGACGCCCTGCTGGTCCCCGAGCACAAGGTGGTGCTGAGCACCGACGCGCCCCGTGCACGTGAGGTCGGCCGACGCACCGTCGACTTCTACCTCCGGTTGAGCAACTACGTAAACAACTGGAAGAGGCTCGGTTTCAGCGATGAGGATGTCACTTCGCCCGGTAGCGACGCCTTCATCGACGCCGTGGTGGCGCACGGAACCGCAACGGAGATCGCCGCGCGACTGAACGAGCACCTTGACGCCGGCGCCGACCAGGTGCTGATTCAGGTCCTGGGCGACAAGGGTTTGGTCGACACATTGACCTCGTTGGCGGACACGCTGAGGTAG
- the rfbB gene encoding dTDP-glucose 4,6-dehydratase, with protein MRILVTGGAGFIGANFVHATVRERPDVSVTVLDALTYAGSRESLTPVAASVELVQGDICDADTVDRLVSDSDVVVHFAAETHNDNSLADPSPFLRSNIIGTYMLLEAVRRHDARLHHISTDEVFGDLELDDPNRFTETTPYNPSSPYSATKASADLLVRAWMRSFGIRATISNCSNNYGPYQHVEKFIPRQITNILTGRRPRLYGAGANVRDWIHVDDHNSAVWRIIEAGAIGRTYLIGADGEQDNLSVLRTILELMGKAPDDFDHVTDRAGHDLRYAIDPTPLRDELGWKPTHSDFTGGLTATIDWYRNNEDWWRPIKDSVESQYAARGQ; from the coding sequence ATGCGAATCTTGGTGACCGGCGGCGCCGGTTTCATCGGAGCCAACTTCGTACACGCAACGGTCCGCGAGCGCCCTGACGTCTCGGTAACGGTTCTCGACGCGCTGACCTATGCGGGTAGCCGCGAATCATTGACTCCGGTCGCCGCGTCGGTCGAGCTGGTCCAGGGCGATATCTGCGATGCGGACACGGTCGATCGGCTGGTATCGGACAGCGATGTGGTGGTGCACTTCGCCGCCGAGACCCACAACGACAACTCGCTCGCCGACCCGTCACCATTCCTACGCAGCAACATCATTGGCACCTACATGCTGCTGGAGGCGGTGCGTCGCCATGACGCTCGGCTGCACCACATCTCCACCGATGAGGTGTTCGGCGACTTGGAGCTCGACGACCCGAACCGATTCACCGAGACCACCCCGTACAACCCGTCCAGCCCGTATTCGGCAACCAAGGCCTCGGCCGACCTGCTGGTGCGGGCCTGGATGAGGTCGTTCGGAATCCGCGCGACAATCTCCAACTGCTCCAACAACTATGGACCGTATCAGCACGTGGAGAAGTTCATTCCACGGCAGATCACCAATATCCTGACGGGCCGCCGACCACGCCTGTACGGGGCCGGCGCCAATGTCCGAGACTGGATTCACGTCGACGACCACAACAGCGCGGTGTGGCGCATCATCGAGGCCGGCGCCATCGGACGCACGTATCTCATTGGCGCGGACGGAGAACAAGACAACCTGTCGGTGTTGCGGACCATCCTGGAGCTCATGGGCAAGGCACCCGACGACTTCGACCATGTCACCGACCGCGCCGGTCACGACCTGCGCTACGCGATTGATCCGACACCGCTGCGCGATGAACTGGGTTGGAAGCCAACGCATAGCGACTTCACCGGCGGCCTGACTGCCACCATCGACTGGTATCGCAACAACGAGGATTGGTGGCGACCCATCAAGGACTCGGTGGAATCGCAGTACGCCGCGAGGGGGCAGTGA
- a CDS encoding dTDP-4-dehydrorhamnose 3,5-epimerase family protein, protein MKIRELSVPGSFEITPVQHHDSRGVFLELFKGPALAEAIGHPFDLQQANCSVSAAGSLRGIHFADVPPGQAKYVTCLTGAVYDVVVDIRVGSPTFGAWDAVLLDPQDRRAVYVPEGVGHGFLALEDDSTVVYLCSAGYAPGREHGIDPLDATVGIQWPTRRPDGTELSLLISEKDGAAPSLLDAKDSGLLPDAAGVQAYLNGLSG, encoded by the coding sequence GTGAAGATTCGCGAACTCTCGGTACCCGGTTCCTTCGAGATCACTCCGGTACAGCATCACGACAGCCGCGGGGTGTTCCTCGAATTGTTCAAGGGCCCAGCGCTGGCCGAGGCCATCGGGCATCCCTTCGACCTGCAACAGGCCAATTGCTCGGTATCGGCGGCCGGGTCGCTGCGCGGCATCCACTTCGCCGACGTACCCCCCGGACAAGCCAAGTACGTGACCTGCCTGACCGGAGCCGTGTACGACGTCGTGGTCGATATCCGCGTCGGCTCACCGACGTTCGGCGCTTGGGACGCAGTGCTTCTCGATCCCCAAGACCGGCGCGCCGTATACGTTCCGGAGGGGGTCGGTCACGGGTTCCTCGCTCTCGAGGACGACTCGACGGTGGTCTATCTGTGCTCGGCCGGATATGCCCCGGGACGTGAGCACGGTATCGACCCGCTGGATGCGACCGTTGGGATCCAATGGCCGACCCGCAGGCCCGACGGCACCGAGCTGTCCTTGCTGATCTCCGAAAAGGATGGTGCCGCACCGTCATTGCTCGACGCCAAGGATTCGGGTCTGCTCCCCGACGCCGCCGGCGTACAGGCCTACCTGAACGGCCTATCCGGCTAA